One window of Dehalococcoidales bacterium genomic DNA carries:
- a CDS encoding metallophosphoesterase family protein has product MLIGLISDTHIRIPGHNVNLSTLTTEGLPPQILEAFKGVDMILHAGDIYSLPVLDELETVAPVLASEGDDDPFESVNDRRVKPEQFITVEGVTIWLSHYGLWPEYKKTGLPDVTVYGHTHRSAVEHNDGKLRINPGSACFPQYQPVLGTVGFLTIEAGKVESRIVQLEGNFDSAGTSGIPGITN; this is encoded by the coding sequence GATTTCCGATACCCACATACGCATACCCGGTCATAATGTCAACCTGAGCACTCTGACCACCGAGGGACTCCCCCCCCAGATATTAGAGGCCTTCAAGGGTGTCGACATGATACTGCATGCCGGGGATATCTACTCGCTGCCCGTACTGGACGAACTGGAGACCGTAGCCCCGGTGTTGGCCTCTGAAGGTGATGATGACCCGTTCGAGTCTGTCAATGACCGGCGTGTCAAACCCGAGCAATTCATCACTGTCGAGGGCGTCACTATCTGGCTGTCTCACTACGGCCTGTGGCCCGAGTATAAGAAAACGGGTCTACCGGACGTTACCGTCTACGGTCATACTCACCGCTCCGCGGTTGAACACAACGACGGCAAGCTGCGCATCAATCCCGGCAGCGCCTGCTTCCCCCAGTACCAGCCGGTCCTCGGTACTGTCGGATTCCTGACGATTGAAGCGGGTAAGGTGGAATCGCGAATCGTGCAACTCGAAGGGAATTTCGACAGCGCGGGCACATCCGGGATACCCGGAATCACCAACTAG